The sequence below is a genomic window from Candidatus Hydrogenedentota bacterium.
GGCTGGATGCGGCGCGGGCGGAAGGAAAGCCGATTCCCGCGCCTTCGTATCGGCCTGTGATTTATCAGTCTGTTGGGGGGTAGGCCAATCTTGGGGGCACAGGGGCTGATGGCGCGCTGCGCCACCGATAAAGGATGAAACACGGCCGCTGACTGTTGGCGCAATTCTGCAGTCACGCACGCTCAAGCCTTCGCGGCGGAGCCGCGGAGCTTGAACGTCGGAGATCCGCCGCAGGAGGATGGCGCCCGTGGCTTGCTTTGAAATCTCGGAGCAGCCGCTTATGACGCGTTGCGTCACCCGCTAAGGATGAAAATGGACGGCGGCTTCGCCGCCTGGCAGGCGGGGACGCCTGCGCTCCCAGCCTTTGCCGCTTCATTGTTTGAGAAACTGTAATCTGGTTTGTATGAGGCAGTTGTGGTGATGCTGAGGCGCTTTTTTTCGGAGCAGGCGCCCGCGATTCCGGGGTGATCGCGGCGCTTGCGCGGCCGGGGTGGGTCCTGTCGCGGTTGTCAGTCCCCCCCTACCCTTTCGTGGCGTCGGCGAGGGTCTTTACGAAGGCGCCGACTTTTTCGGCGGTTTCGGGCGCGTCGCCGAGCTGGCCGATCATGCGGACGATGGCGCTGCCGACGACGACGCCGCGGGCCATGCCGGCGACTTTTCGGGCCTGGTCGGGCGTGGAGATGCCGAAACCGACGGCGACGGGGGTGTCGGTGTGGCGCTGGACGTTGGCGACGGCCTGCTCCAGGTCGGCGGCGAGATCGGCCTGTTCGCCGGTGACGCCGAGGCGGGAGACGTAGTAGATGAATCCCGAGGACTGCTTCGCGATGAGCTGGATGCGGGCCTCGGTGCTCGTGGGCGAGAGGAGGAAGATGGTGCGCAGGTCGCTGGCGTCGAGGGCGGCCTTGTACTCGCCGGCCTCCTCGGGGGGCAAGTCTACACAGAGCACGCCATCCACCCCGGCGTCGGCGGCGTCCCGGGCAAAGGCCTCGATGCCATAGGCGAGGACGGGGTTGTAGTAGGTGAAGAGCATGATCGCGACCTGGGACTTCTCGCGAATGCGGCGAACCAGGGCGATGACATCGTGCAGGGTGACGTGGTTCTTAAGGGCGCGCAGGGCGGCCTCCTGGTTGACGGGGCCGTCGCCGATGGGGTCGGAGAAGGGCACGCCGAACTCAATGATGTCGGCGCCGGCGGCCTCGATGGCGTACACGATGCGCTCCGTCTGATCGAGGGTGGGATCGCCCGCGGTAATGTAGGGAATGAACGCGGTCTTACCCGCGGCCTTAAGTTCCTCGAAGCGTTTGTCGATGCGGTTCAACGCTAGATCTCCTCGTCGGGCATGATAAGGCGGGCGGCCTGCGTGACATCTTTGTCGCCGCGCCCGGACAGGTTGATAATCACGATATGGTCTTTCGGCATGCCGGGGACGGCCTTGATGGCGTGGGCGATGGCGTGTGAGCTTTCGAGGGCGGGAATAATGCCCTCCAGCTTGCTGCACGCCTGGAAGGCGTCCAGGGCCTCCTCGTCGCTTGCGTGGGTATACTTCACGCGCCCGCTCTTGAAGAGGAAGGCGTGCTCCGGGCCAACGCTGGCGTAGTCCAGGCCCGCGGAGACGCTGTGGGTCGAACCGATTTGGCCGTCCTCATCCTGCAGGACATAACTGACGGCCCCGTGGAGCATGCCGAAGTGGCCGCCGTCGAAGCGCGCGGCGTGCTCGCCGGGCACGATGGCGCGCCCTCCGGCTTCGACGCCGATCATGGCGACGTTTTCATCGCCGATAAAGTCGTAGAAGAGCCCGATGGCGTTGCTTCCGCCGCCGACGCAGGCGACGAGGGCGTCGGGGAGGCGTCCTTCCATCTCGAGGATCTGGCGGCGCGCTTCCCTGCCGATGACGCTCTGGAAGTCGCGGCAGATCATGGGGAAGGGGTGTGGGCCGTGGACAGTTCCCAGCACGTAATGGGTATCCCCCACGTTGGTTACCCAGTCGCGCATCGCTTCGTTGATGGCGTCCTTCAGGGTCTTGCTGCCAGACTTGACCGAGACGACTTCGCTGCCGAGCAGGCGCATGCGGAAGACGTTCAGCTTCTGGCGCTCGATGTCCTCGGCGCCCATGTAGACGATGCACTTCAGGCCCAGCAGGGCGCAGGCGGTGGCGGTGGCCACACCGTGCTGTCCGGCGCCGGTTTCGGCGATAATGCGGGATTTGCCCATCCGGCGCGCGAGGAGGCATTGCCCCAGGGCGTTGTTAATCTTGTGGGCTCCGGTGTGGGCCAGATCCTCGCGTTTAAAATAGATTTTCGCGCCGCCGAGTTGTTCCGTAAGGCGTTTGGCGTAGTAAAGCGGCGTTTCGCGGCCGATGAAGTGTTTGCGCAGATCTTCGAGCTCGGCGGTGAAGGCCGGGTCGTCTTTCGCGGCGTTGTAGGCCTGCTCCAGCTCGTCGAGCGCGTACATGAGCGTTTCGGGGACGAAGCGCCCGCCGAACTCCCCGTAACGGCCGCGGGCGTCAGGCCAGGGATGTTTTTGCGTTGTGGATGAATGCGCGAATTCGGTCATGATCTTTCTTTCCCGGGGCTGCTTCCACCCCGCCTGAAGTATCGACGGCATAGGGCCGCACGGCGCGCACGGCCTCGGCCACGTTATCGGGCGTCAGCCCGCCGGCCAGGATGATCGGCTTGCCCGTGCCCACGGCGAGCCGGGCGAACTCCCAGTCGCCGGTTTCGCCCGTGCCGCCGCGGCCCTGGGCCGACCAGGCGTCGAGCAGGTAGGCCCGCGCGTCGTATTGCGTCATGTCGCTGAGCGAGAAGCCGGGCCCCGGGCGAAAGGCCTTAATGGTCACATGGGCCGGCGGGCACTCTTCCGGGGGCTCTTCCCCGTGCAGCTGCACGCAGTCAAAGTAGGTCAGCAGCCCGGCCAGCGCCATCATGGATTCGTTCACGGTCACCGCGACGGTCTTTACGAAGGGCGGCAACTGGGCGATGATCTCCAGTGCGGCGTCGCGTTCGATGTAGCGATTGCGTTTTTTCGCTTCCGGCGCGAGCACAAACCCGAGCGCGTCCGCGCCCGCGTCACAGGCGGCGAGGGCGTCGTCCAGGTTGGTGATGCCGCAGATTTTAACCTTCACCATGACCGAGCAACTCCTGCATTTTCGCGCGGATGTCGTTGCTCGTCAGCAGGGATTCGCCCACCAGGATGGCGTCGACGCCGCCATCTTCGAGTTGCTGCACCTGCGCGCGGGTGTAAATGCCGCTTTCGCTCACGAGAACATTGCCGCCCGGGACGAGCTTCTTCAGCTCGATACTGCGGTTGACGTTCACTTCGAGGGTGTCGAGGTCGCGGTTGTTGATACCGATAATATGCGCACCGGCTTCGAGCGCGCGCTCGATTTCGCCCGCCGTGTGGGTTTCGACAAGCACCTCCATTTCGAGGGAGCGGGCGAGCCTGTAGAAGGCCTTGATCTCCGCGTCGTCGAGGCATCGGACGATGAGCAGGATCGCGTCGGCTTCCGCGGCGCGCGCTTCATACACCTGGTACTCGTCGACGATGAATTCCTTGCGGAGGCAGGGCACGCGCACGTGGCGGTGTACATTGGTCAGGTCTTCGAGCTTCCCCTTGAAGAACTTGTCATCGGTGAGCACGGAAATGGCGCGGGCCCCGCACTGCTCGTACAGGGCGCCGATTTCCACGGCGTCGACACCGGGCAGGATATCGCCTTTCGAGGGGGACGCGCGCTTGATCTCCGCGATCAGGCTGATGCCCTCCTGGCGGAGGGCGGCGCGGAAATCGCGCGGCGGGCGGTTCATCCCGATGCGCTCTTCAAGATCGCGCAGCGGGACGGCGGCTTTCCGCGCGGCGACTTCCAAGCGCTTGTTTTCCAGTATGGGATCAAGAATCATGGGATTTGCGAATCAATTCTTCCAGTTTATTCAGGGCGACCCCGGAATCGATGGCCGCCTGCGCGCACTGAACGCCTTCTTCCAGGGTGGCCGCGGCGCCTCCCGCCACCAGGGCGGGCGCGGCGTTCAGCACGACGATATCGCGCCGGGGGCCGCGTTCGCCCGCCAGGATATCGCGCAAAATGGCCGCGTTTGTGGCGGCGTCACCGCCCTTGAGCGATTCCGGCGGCGCGGCGGCAAGGCCCAATTGCTCGGGGGTTACTTCGTAGGTCTTCACGCCCTCGAACGTGCCTTCCGCCACGAGGCTGGGGCCCGTGAGGGTCAACTCATCGAGCCCATCGGCGCCGGCCACCACGAAGACATGGCGGCTGCCGAGATTGATCAGCACTTCCGCGAGAAATGGGATCAGCGACTGGTCGTAGGCCCCCATGACCTGTCCGTCCGCGCGGGCGGGATTGGTCAGCGGACCGAGCACGTTGAAAACGGTGCGCAGCTTCAGGTCGGCGCGAATCGGGCCAACGTGGCGCATGGCGGTGTGCAGCGCCCGCGCAAAGAGGAATCCGATACCGATCGTATCAATCGACTCCGCCACTTTGTCCGGGGCAATCTCGATGTTGACCCCCAGGCTCTCCAGCACATCGGCGCTGCCGCAGAGGCTGCTGGCGCTCCGGTTGCCGTGCTTGGCGACGGCGACCCCGGCGCCAGCCACAACAAAGGCGGCTGCGGTGGAGATATTGAAAGTCCCCGCGTGGTCGCCGCCCGTGCCGCAGGTGTCCACGAGCGGGCGCGCGGTCGCCGGGATAGGCGTGGCGAGCTCGCGCATGACCTCGGCCATGCCCGTGATCTCCTCGACCGACTCCCCCTTCATGGACAGGGCCGTGAGAAACGCGCCAACCAGGCTCGGGGGGGCTTCGCCGCCCATCAGCTCCCGCATCACGGCGGCGGCGTCTTCCCGGCTGAGGTTTTCACGGCGCACGACACGCGCGAGTGCTTCTTGAATCATCTGGTAATTCCTCTATGGATGCCCTGCGCTCACCGCGAAAGCGGGCCGTGACTCTAGCAGTCTGGCGCGCATAAAATCAAGAAAAGTGCCTACTTAGCGCGATCCGGGCGGGTTCGGAGACTGGCGGTTTCGGAGGGCCGCCAGGACGACATGGATAATGCCGGGGTCGACTTCACGGCCGAGTACGGACCGGATCAGGCGCGGATCCACGGTCTCCGCCTGTCCCGCGGCCATGGAAACCCGGAGGTAATCGGGCTTGCTGATCCATGGGAAGGGATGCGGGCGCCGGGTATGGGCAATGTAGGCCGCCAGGGCCTCGCAGGCCCAGGCTTCCGGGCGGGACGCCGCCCCGGCGACCTCGGCGAGGGTCTTCCCCGCGTCAAAAAGCGGGAAGACCGCGCGCAACTCTTCGGAAATCGCCGAGGTTTGCGGCGGCACGGGCGCGGATCGAGTGGGCGCCGCGGGCGGTTCAGGCGCCGTGGTTTCGTGCACATGCGGAGTGGCGACGGTCGGGCCGGAGGGGGCGGCGGGCGTCTCCGGGGCCGGCTTCCGTGGTGATTCGGGGAGCGCCGGGGGCGGCGGGGCCCATCGTGCGGGCGGTTCCGGGGCTGGCTCGGAATCGGGCTGCGGCGCCGCGTTCTCCTCCAGTCTGAGGCCCAGCGCCGAAACCAGGTCGCGGCGCTCTTCGGGCGTGAGAGGCATATCGGCAAGCGCGAGTACGGGCGTGTCCGGAAAGAGGGCTCGCAACGCCCGCAGGGATTCGTAGGGGGCATGGTAGGCGGCATTGTCGGGGAGCAGGCGCTGGGCGGCGCCAACCGCGACGAAGGCCAGCGATTGCGCGCGCACGAACTGGATAAAACGCGGCTGAGACAGCCGATCCGGCGTGACGGCGATTAATTGCAACGTCTTCTGCTTCAGGGCGACGCCCAGCTCGCGCCGCGCGGCTTCGGACATGTCCGGCGGGACGAGGATAGTGGGGATACGGCCATCATCCCGGACGCGCAGCGCCAGCGGGCCGGCCAAATCCGCCGCGATAAACAGCCCAATCCGCTCAGCGCCGCCGCCGAGGAGATCGCGCAGGAGCGCGGCTTGTGCGGCGGCATCACTATCCTCAAATAAGGCGTCCCGGCCCGCCTCCACCGCGGCCCGGAGGCGTTCCCGCGCCAGAAGCAGGGCGGCGGGTGTCGGTGCGGAGTTCACG
It includes:
- a CDS encoding phosphoribosylanthranilate isomerase — encoded protein: MVKVKICGITNLDDALAACDAGADALGFVLAPEAKKRNRYIERDAALEIIAQLPPFVKTVAVTVNESMMALAGLLTYFDCVQLHGEEPPEECPPAHVTIKAFRPGPGFSLSDMTQYDARAYLLDAWSAQGRGGTGETGDWEFARLAVGTGKPIILAGGLTPDNVAEAVRAVRPYAVDTSGGVEAAPGKKDHDRIRAFIHNAKTSLA
- the trpD gene encoding anthranilate phosphoribosyltransferase → MIQEALARVVRRENLSREDAAAVMRELMGGEAPPSLVGAFLTALSMKGESVEEITGMAEVMRELATPIPATARPLVDTCGTGGDHAGTFNISTAAAFVVAGAGVAVAKHGNRSASSLCGSADVLESLGVNIEIAPDKVAESIDTIGIGFLFARALHTAMRHVGPIRADLKLRTVFNVLGPLTNPARADGQVMGAYDQSLIPFLAEVLINLGSRHVFVVAGADGLDELTLTGPSLVAEGTFEGVKTYEVTPEQLGLAAAPPESLKGGDAATNAAILRDILAGERGPRRDIVVLNAAPALVAGGAAATLEEGVQCAQAAIDSGVALNKLEELIRKSHDS
- the trpA gene encoding tryptophan synthase subunit alpha yields the protein MNRIDKRFEELKAAGKTAFIPYITAGDPTLDQTERIVYAIEAAGADIIEFGVPFSDPIGDGPVNQEAALRALKNHVTLHDVIALVRRIREKSQVAIMLFTYYNPVLAYGIEAFARDAADAGVDGVLCVDLPPEEAGEYKAALDASDLRTIFLLSPTSTEARIQLIAKQSSGFIYYVSRLGVTGEQADLAADLEQAVANVQRHTDTPVAVGFGISTPDQARKVAGMARGVVVGSAIVRMIGQLGDAPETAEKVGAFVKTLADATKG
- the trpC gene encoding indole-3-glycerol phosphate synthase TrpC; the encoded protein is MILDPILENKRLEVAARKAAVPLRDLEERIGMNRPPRDFRAALRQEGISLIAEIKRASPSKGDILPGVDAVEIGALYEQCGARAISVLTDDKFFKGKLEDLTNVHRHVRVPCLRKEFIVDEYQVYEARAAEADAILLIVRCLDDAEIKAFYRLARSLEMEVLVETHTAGEIERALEAGAHIIGINNRDLDTLEVNVNRSIELKKLVPGGNVLVSESGIYTRAQVQQLEDGGVDAILVGESLLTSNDIRAKMQELLGHGEG
- the trpB gene encoding tryptophan synthase subunit beta translates to MTEFAHSSTTQKHPWPDARGRYGEFGGRFVPETLMYALDELEQAYNAAKDDPAFTAELEDLRKHFIGRETPLYYAKRLTEQLGGAKIYFKREDLAHTGAHKINNALGQCLLARRMGKSRIIAETGAGQHGVATATACALLGLKCIVYMGAEDIERQKLNVFRMRLLGSEVVSVKSGSKTLKDAINEAMRDWVTNVGDTHYVLGTVHGPHPFPMICRDFQSVIGREARRQILEMEGRLPDALVACVGGGSNAIGLFYDFIGDENVAMIGVEAGGRAIVPGEHAARFDGGHFGMLHGAVSYVLQDEDGQIGSTHSVSAGLDYASVGPEHAFLFKSGRVKYTHASDEEALDAFQACSKLEGIIPALESSHAIAHAIKAVPGMPKDHIVIINLSGRGDKDVTQAARLIMPDEEI